In Gimesia benthica, a single window of DNA contains:
- a CDS encoding DUF2779 domain-containing protein produces MKRYLTKSRFILGHVCPTKLFYTGKTEYANSRQTDDFLQGLAEGGMIVGELAKLYFPEGRPVSSLDDAQALEETNQLLLQDNVVIFEAAVTIANLFCRIEVLVKTGNELQLIEVKAKSIDGTDDDPFRGSQGRISSDWKDYLLDIAFQRYILQQAFPEFSVTSWLMCVDKSQECTVDGLHRLFKIEKDGSRTSCVFVGDDAENSICREILKARKVDGHIDELCSEDFDGRNFEQYVRWLADNCEQDTKFSPEIEVRCRNCEFRCTPEQRNEGLRDGFRECWSEVLGWSDADFDRPTVFDLYNFRQAEDFISQRRIKLEDLSEGDLDTGTDPKPGLHPSEMQRIRLNYLKTGRNESFVDIDGLDEVKRNWRFPLHFIDFETAAPPVPLHQGLRPYQSLAFQFSHHTLQEDGDVFHTGEYLNAVPGAFPNFDFLRNLKSSLDGDNGTIFRYAAHENTILNHIVEQLDEFGHEESDYEELRNFACSISIPTKSQPNPWRPGDREMVDLRELVARHYYHPRMKGSQSIKYVLPAVLTESTFLRDKYSKPIYGYEVNPGSSRNFPKKEWIQYKDDTVIDPYELLPAVFDEVDKNTWDNLWAGDEIRGGGAAMAAYLRLQQDGLPQEYRDDIEQGLLRYCELDTLAMVMIVESWLNHRN; encoded by the coding sequence ATGAAACGTTACCTGACCAAATCTCGATTCATCCTCGGCCACGTCTGCCCAACAAAGCTCTTCTACACGGGGAAAACTGAGTACGCGAACTCGCGGCAGACGGACGATTTTCTTCAGGGACTCGCGGAAGGCGGGATGATTGTTGGTGAGCTGGCCAAGCTCTACTTTCCCGAGGGACGACCAGTTTCGTCGCTGGACGATGCCCAGGCACTGGAAGAAACCAACCAACTGCTTCTCCAGGACAATGTTGTCATCTTTGAGGCTGCTGTCACGATCGCCAATCTATTCTGCCGGATCGAGGTATTGGTCAAGACAGGAAATGAGTTGCAGCTGATCGAGGTAAAGGCCAAGTCGATTGATGGAACTGACGACGATCCATTTCGGGGCTCCCAAGGCCGTATTAGCTCCGACTGGAAGGATTACCTGCTGGATATCGCTTTCCAGCGTTATATCTTACAGCAGGCATTCCCAGAGTTTAGTGTCACTTCCTGGTTGATGTGCGTTGATAAAAGTCAGGAATGTACCGTCGACGGTCTGCATCGACTTTTCAAGATCGAGAAAGACGGCTCGCGAACTTCCTGTGTCTTCGTCGGCGATGATGCTGAGAACTCAATTTGCCGAGAAATACTGAAGGCCCGAAAAGTCGATGGACACATTGACGAATTATGCAGCGAAGACTTCGATGGTCGAAACTTTGAACAATATGTCCGTTGGCTGGCTGACAATTGCGAACAAGACACAAAATTCTCTCCCGAAATTGAGGTTCGCTGTCGGAATTGCGAATTTCGTTGCACACCAGAGCAACGCAATGAAGGCTTACGGGACGGTTTCCGGGAGTGCTGGTCAGAAGTCCTCGGCTGGTCTGATGCTGATTTTGACCGTCCCACAGTTTTCGATCTTTACAATTTTCGACAAGCCGAGGATTTCATCAGTCAGCGTCGTATTAAATTGGAGGATCTTTCCGAAGGAGACCTTGATACGGGGACAGACCCGAAGCCCGGTTTACACCCCAGCGAAATGCAACGGATTCGGTTGAATTACCTTAAGACTGGCAGGAACGAATCTTTCGTCGACATTGATGGCCTTGATGAAGTAAAACGAAACTGGAGATTTCCTCTGCACTTCATCGACTTCGAAACGGCGGCCCCTCCTGTGCCACTACATCAGGGCTTACGGCCTTACCAGAGCCTGGCGTTTCAGTTTTCTCACCATACGCTTCAGGAAGATGGGGATGTTTTCCATACGGGTGAATACTTAAACGCAGTACCCGGGGCATTCCCTAATTTTGATTTCCTTCGAAACCTGAAGTCTTCGTTAGACGGTGATAATGGAACCATTTTCCGGTATGCGGCTCATGAAAACACAATTCTTAACCACATCGTCGAACAACTGGATGAGTTTGGTCATGAGGAGAGTGATTACGAAGAGCTGCGGAATTTCGCCTGTTCTATTTCAATTCCTACAAAGTCTCAACCAAATCCATGGAGGCCTGGCGATCGAGAAATGGTCGACTTACGGGAGCTTGTGGCTCGCCACTATTACCATCCCAGAATGAAGGGTTCACAATCCATTAAATACGTCCTGCCCGCTGTTTTGACCGAATCCACTTTTCTTCGCGACAAGTATTCAAAGCCCATATACGGCTATGAAGTTAATCCCGGCTCCAGCCGCAACTTTCCCAAAAAGGAATGGATTCAGTACAAAGATGACACAGTCATTGATCCCTACGAACTTCTGCCTGCTGTGTTCGATGAAGTTGACAAGAATACCTGGGACAATTTGTGGGCTGGTGACGAAATCCGAGGAGGCGGAGCTGCAATGGCTGCTTATCTTCGTCTACAGCAGGACGGGCTTCCCCAGGAATATCGTGACGACATTGAACAGGGCCTGCTTAGGTATTGCGAACTCGATACGCTTGCCATGGTGATGATCGTCGAATCGTGGCTCAATCACAGGAATTAA
- a CDS encoding helix-turn-helix domain-containing protein, with amino-acid sequence MSEYLKTEEAAEFLGVSQNTQRNWTKLGKIPVQFNTLNN; translated from the coding sequence ATGAGCGAATATCTGAAAACGGAAGAGGCAGCAGAGTTCTTGGGCGTCAGTCAGAATACGCAGAGGAACTGGACCAAGCTGGGAAAGATTCCCGTTCAGTTTAATACACTGAACAATTAA
- a CDS encoding HNH endonuclease: MFTPETPPAQSDYVNAINEIRESLSERSLKVLRFQFQQPGRSVTSQDLRDHFGYSSIGASNLLYGNLGKQFAVALPMQTEPEDSSRSRYWKALATGDGSGEHFIWIMRPELANALVQTSLVDPSTDGLIMVPDIDVHTSSISAVEGRQKLVIHLVRERSRSIVSAKKASAESLACEICGFDSTAVYGEEYCEVHHLTPLAELKEDAETSLDDLAIICANCHRIIHLYSPPLTLDQVREKINDELS; the protein is encoded by the coding sequence ATGTTTACCCCTGAAACTCCGCCCGCTCAATCAGACTATGTGAATGCGATCAATGAAATCCGCGAAAGTCTGAGCGAACGCAGTTTGAAGGTTCTACGCTTTCAATTTCAGCAGCCTGGGCGGTCCGTCACCTCTCAGGACCTCCGTGATCATTTTGGGTACAGCAGCATCGGGGCATCCAATCTGCTTTACGGAAACCTCGGCAAGCAGTTCGCAGTTGCACTGCCGATGCAGACTGAGCCAGAAGACTCATCTCGATCTCGATACTGGAAAGCCTTGGCAACTGGTGATGGGAGTGGAGAGCACTTTATCTGGATCATGCGGCCTGAGTTGGCCAATGCTCTGGTTCAGACCAGTCTGGTTGATCCGTCGACAGATGGCTTGATTATGGTACCGGACATTGACGTCCATACATCGAGTATTTCGGCGGTCGAAGGTCGCCAAAAGCTCGTGATTCACCTGGTTCGAGAACGCAGTCGATCTATCGTTTCTGCAAAAAAGGCTTCAGCAGAATCATTGGCGTGTGAAATCTGTGGATTTGATTCGACAGCGGTATACGGCGAAGAGTACTGCGAAGTTCACCACCTGACACCATTGGCGGAGCTTAAAGAGGATGCGGAGACGAGTCTCGATGACCTGGCGATTATTTGTGCTAATTGCCACCGCATCATCCACCTTTACTCGCCACCGCTAACGCTCGATCAAGTCCGTGAAAAGATAAACGATGAACTGAGTTAA
- a CDS encoding RNA polymerase sigma factor: MQSDESSLQPPQPESKSRLATRSSLIQDLKLEEVSQERWREFELIYKPLLLFWMRKKNVPASAEDEVLQECWISAFKAIGNFERGEDKGTFRGWLRTIVHRRAADYFRKVPKDQGVSPELLNAIATPEQKDANELEGEEVALREIEARALEVVRSTLKTKNTWDMFWMTTVEKVPTEEVAKKFNVSKAGVRMAKQRVLKRLKELGFEV; the protein is encoded by the coding sequence ATGCAATCTGATGAATCTTCCCTCCAACCTCCGCAACCGGAGTCAAAGTCCCGTTTAGCAACCCGTTCCAGCCTGATCCAAGATCTGAAGCTCGAAGAAGTCTCCCAGGAACGCTGGCGAGAGTTCGAGCTGATCTACAAGCCTCTCTTGCTATTCTGGATGAGAAAGAAAAACGTCCCCGCATCAGCTGAGGACGAAGTCCTGCAGGAGTGTTGGATCTCGGCATTTAAGGCGATTGGCAACTTTGAGCGTGGAGAAGATAAAGGAACCTTTCGTGGTTGGCTGCGGACGATCGTTCATCGCCGGGCGGCTGACTATTTCAGAAAGGTGCCCAAGGACCAGGGCGTCTCCCCAGAACTGCTGAATGCCATCGCGACTCCCGAGCAAAAGGACGCCAATGAGCTCGAAGGCGAAGAAGTGGCACTTCGGGAGATTGAGGCTCGAGCATTGGAAGTTGTTCGCAGCACTCTGAAAACGAAAAACACCTGGGATATGTTTTGGATGACGACCGTCGAAAAGGTGCCAACAGAAGAGGTTGCCAAGAAGTTCAATGTTTCAAAAGCTGGAGTGCGGATGGCAAAACAGCGAGTTTTGAAGCGGCTCAAGGAGCTTGGGTTTGAGGTTTGA
- a CDS encoding serine/threonine-protein kinase: protein MAQILKCPTRDELIRLNNDELPGNLSESLFDHIESCGRCSSIYGELEEPQDNFASHFAHISPEDLEKAREGIAADALRESATSLFPKLSGLLRDRERRSALHPPCDVRDYRVLKQIGIGGMGEVYEAKHILSGRHDAIKVIRRFRQDTPEAEERFLSEIRTVAQLNHPNIVITYGPWREQDGNLYLAQELLKGKSLQDLVNLDEFGGPKEIIDAMIGTCRGLEYAHDKKYFHRDIKPANVMRLEDGTIKVIDFGLASAAESGESAILVGAGTVGYMSPEQAHGTGPVDHRSDIYSAGRMLKYLLTKTPIDPASKKQIRAVKKLNKLAEWMTRNSPGKRPKNITVVISRLEKIRRALIRSRVKTALTASAILATVALGIWGFVVNYGDISGGMVNRFIVQDEVARQLDARQQEANEALSKEWNNEVAPRLKRNTAEFRTNVESTLEGLRSGQPDQVPANDLASILQQLPGMVTAKVPQPPTYDQGADELIYSVKLAPDEAAYRATLPRLKQTLDSIAIGNPEEVTVRPTSLRSDKSEDGVPVYSLPQIESDPRTAGTQGIVSLLIDWNSAQTFQVWRHYVVDFGAINVKGTGWQFIKPTNQHWLQTVAARGDDDFGKLMAFPLMSRTIETQFLDDSGTKVDVDSWEWLGRNYVDVGLPQNTLSNGLPTDRMLSGVPNLLVSPIHRHLGRPDESVLVTGWTQGSQSKTNNFHVTIAPFCMVQSTFAGTTRALVFSPASVQTRKIRLDSELWQKISTVKVSNRTATEN from the coding sequence ATGGCACAAATACTCAAATGTCCCACACGCGACGAACTCATTCGACTGAATAACGACGAGTTACCCGGAAATCTGAGTGAATCGCTTTTCGATCACATCGAGAGCTGTGGGCGGTGCTCGTCCATCTATGGTGAGCTTGAAGAACCACAGGACAACTTTGCGAGTCACTTTGCTCACATCTCTCCCGAAGACCTGGAGAAAGCTCGGGAGGGCATTGCAGCCGATGCACTTCGAGAGTCGGCAACGTCGCTCTTTCCAAAGTTATCTGGCCTCTTACGTGATAGAGAACGGAGGTCAGCCCTTCATCCGCCATGCGATGTAAGAGACTACAGGGTGCTGAAGCAAATCGGCATCGGTGGGATGGGAGAAGTGTATGAGGCCAAACACATATTATCCGGGCGACACGATGCAATTAAAGTTATCCGACGGTTCAGGCAAGATACTCCTGAAGCAGAAGAGCGTTTCCTAAGTGAAATCAGGACTGTTGCTCAGCTCAATCACCCCAATATTGTGATCACCTATGGTCCGTGGCGTGAGCAAGATGGCAATCTTTATCTGGCCCAGGAACTCCTGAAGGGTAAATCGCTCCAAGATTTGGTTAACCTGGACGAGTTCGGTGGACCGAAAGAGATCATCGACGCCATGATTGGCACATGTCGCGGTCTGGAGTATGCACACGACAAAAAATACTTCCATCGAGATATCAAGCCTGCCAATGTCATGCGATTAGAGGACGGCACGATCAAAGTCATCGACTTTGGTTTAGCGTCAGCTGCTGAATCAGGGGAGTCTGCAATTCTGGTAGGTGCTGGCACTGTCGGCTACATGTCCCCTGAGCAGGCACATGGCACCGGACCAGTCGACCATCGTTCTGACATCTATTCTGCAGGCCGCATGTTGAAGTACTTATTGACCAAAACTCCAATCGACCCTGCCAGCAAAAAACAGATCCGTGCGGTTAAAAAACTGAACAAACTTGCTGAGTGGATGACCCGTAATTCTCCCGGAAAAAGACCAAAGAATATCACGGTCGTCATCTCACGGCTTGAGAAGATTCGACGGGCTCTCATCAGATCCCGGGTGAAGACAGCCCTTACAGCTTCCGCAATCCTGGCCACAGTAGCCCTTGGCATTTGGGGGTTTGTCGTAAACTACGGCGACATTTCAGGAGGGATGGTGAACCGATTCATCGTCCAAGATGAAGTCGCAAGGCAGCTCGATGCACGGCAGCAGGAGGCCAATGAGGCACTGTCCAAAGAATGGAATAACGAGGTTGCCCCTCGCCTGAAGCGTAACACTGCTGAATTCCGCACCAATGTGGAATCGACGCTTGAAGGTCTCCGCTCTGGCCAGCCGGACCAAGTGCCCGCAAATGACTTGGCTTCGATCTTACAGCAGCTCCCCGGAATGGTGACAGCAAAAGTCCCGCAGCCCCCCACGTACGATCAGGGAGCGGATGAGCTCATCTACTCCGTTAAACTTGCTCCGGATGAAGCCGCCTACCGTGCCACCCTGCCCCGACTAAAACAAACACTCGATTCAATTGCGATTGGCAATCCTGAAGAAGTAACGGTTCGACCAACGTCACTCAGATCCGATAAATCAGAAGATGGCGTGCCTGTTTACTCGTTACCACAAATCGAAAGCGATCCGCGAACCGCTGGAACGCAGGGCATCGTCTCGTTACTTATTGACTGGAACAGTGCTCAGACCTTTCAGGTCTGGAGGCACTATGTTGTGGACTTTGGTGCGATCAATGTGAAGGGTACTGGATGGCAGTTCATAAAACCGACAAACCAACACTGGCTTCAAACAGTTGCTGCCCGAGGAGACGATGACTTTGGGAAACTGATGGCGTTTCCCCTCATGTCTCGCACCATTGAGACGCAGTTTCTTGATGACTCCGGTACCAAAGTCGATGTCGACTCCTGGGAGTGGCTCGGTCGCAATTATGTCGACGTTGGATTGCCCCAAAATACGCTGAGCAATGGTCTCCCGACAGATCGCATGCTCAGTGGCGTCCCAAACCTGCTGGTCTCGCCGATTCATCGGCATTTGGGACGTCCCGATGAATCTGTGCTGGTCACTGGCTGGACGCAGGGGTCGCAGTCGAAAACCAATAATTTCCATGTCACCATTGCTCCCTTCTGCATGGTGCAAAGCACGTTCGCTGGAACCACCCGGGCTCTCGTTTTCTCCCCGGCTTCGGTGCAGACGCGGAAAATCCGGCTGGATTCCGAGCTCTGGCAAAAGATCTCCACGGTCAAAGTGAGCAACCGGACAGCCACGGAGAACTAG